A single region of the Silene latifolia isolate original U9 population chromosome 8, ASM4854445v1, whole genome shotgun sequence genome encodes:
- the LOC141596140 gene encoding OPA3-like protein produces MVLPLLKLGTLALRTLSKPIAVRLKQQAGFHPQFRQFIINIAQANHRFTTTLQRRIYGHSTDVEIRPLNEEKAVQAASDLIGEVFIFLVAGAAVIFEVQRSAKSDAKKEEKRKQELETLRQRDEVLSKELEDLKLKIVELEKLARGQGITGLFSLKHAQPDTAKSATAA; encoded by the exons ATGGTTCTGCCATTGTTAAAGCTTGGTACACTTGCTTTACGTACATTAAGCAAACCCATTGCTGTTCGTCTCAAACAACAAGCTGGTTTTCACCCTCAATTTCGTCAATTCATCATTAATATTGCTCAA GCGAATCATCGATTTACAACAACATTGCAAAGACGGATTTATGGTCATTCAACGGATGTCGAAATTCGCCCACTAAATGAGGAGAAAgctgttcaggctgcatctgacCTTATTGGTGAAGTGTTTATCTTTCTG GTTGCTGGAGCTGCAGTGATATTTGAGGTGCAGAGAAGTGCAAAATCTGACGCTAAAAAGGAAGAAAAGCGGAAGCAAGAACTGGAG ACATTAAGACAACGAGACGAAGTTTTATCCAAAGAACTGGAGGATCTCAAGCTGAAAATTGTAGAACTAGAGAAGCTAGCCAGGGGACAAGGCATTACTGGCCTTTTCAGCTTAAAACATGCTCAACCAGATACTGCTAAATCCGCAACTGCTGCTTGA
- the LOC141596125 gene encoding uncharacterized protein LOC141596125: MSSSSFRLRFRFRFQFHPHLHFNSRNFCNSANAKLIAIHDSYKFMDYVEQQCQLGFHNLQFPLNLFHQMMSLVRRPSIIDFNRLFTAMLKLKRLHPHFTVISLYSQLDLSGTRPNSHSIGILANCYCHVGRVDFGFSLLAKSLKLGYPFESDVVLFTTLINGLVHNNQVLRAVELLEVVVVKLGIQPNIVTYSTMVKGLCKDNLLTEALNLFSTMKTVGINLNVFTYNILIRGMINLGRKVEAKKMLIEMIESNIAPDVFTYNMLIHMQCKDMLIDEAEALIRIMTEQGVAPDASTYNALLVGYCLCGQMDKAREVFDLMVQTHCQPDVVNYNTLINGYVKLKSIDKALDVIQEMFEHEIVPDAVAYSTLIDGLCKSNRIPMARKLFNDMQTYGVKPNVCTYGALLDGLCKNAQLDEAKALLNKMKSNGVAPNNVICNILIDSLCEAGQVKDAEILVSDLLSKGVLPNHIIYTTMIKGYCKSGFMNTAIELLNKMKQVGCPPDDVTYNTLIRGFIINNDLRNALCFRDIMVNEGFEADAITLSFFRNH; the protein is encoded by the coding sequence ATGTCTTCGTCTTCTTTTCGATTGCGATTTCGATTTCGATTTCAATTTCATCCTCATTTGCATTTCAATTCTCGTAATTTCTGCAATTCTGCTAATGCTAAGCTTATTGCTATTCATGATTCTTATAAGTTTATGGATTATGTTGAACAACAATGTCAATTAGGGTTTCATAATCTTCAATTTCCCCTTAATCTATTCCACCAAATGATGTCTCTTGTGCGCCGACCTTCGATTATCGATTTTAATCGCCTATTTACGGCAATGCTCAAACTCAAACGACTACATCCTCACTTTACTGTCATTTCTCTCTATTCGCAACTCGATTTATCCGGTACCCGACCCAATTCTCATAGCATTGGTATCCTTGCTAATTGTTACTGCCATGTTGGTCGTGTTGATTTTGGGTTTTCTCTCCTTGCTAAGTCCCTTAAGCTTGGGTATCCCTTTGAATCTGATGTAGTTTTGTTTACCACCTTAATTAACGGTCTTGTGCATAATAACCAAGTTCTACGAGCTGTTGAGTTGTTGGAAGTAGTTGTCGTTAAGCTAGGTATTCAGCCAAATATAGTTACCTATAGTACCATGGTGAAAGGTCTCTGTAAAGATAATCTCTTAACCGAGGCCTTGAACCTCTTTTCAACCATGAAAACCGTGGGCATTAATCTAAATGTGTTCACCTATAACATATTGATTCGAGGAATGATCAATCTAGGTCGTAAGGTGGAGGCTAAAAAAATGTTGATTGAGATGATTGAGAGCAATATTGCACCCGATGTGTTTACATATAACATGTTGATTCACATGCAATGTAAggacatgttgattgatgaagcAGAAGCCCTTATACGGATAATGACTGAACAAGGTGTGGCGCCTGATGCATCTACTTATAATGCGTTATTGGTTGGGTATTGCTTGTGCGGTCAAATGGACAAGGCAAGAGAGGTTTTTGATTTAATGGTACAAACTCACTGTCAACCTGACGTTGTGAATTATAATACTCTGATCAATGGATATGTTAAACTGAAAAGCATTGACAAAGCCCTTGACGTGATACAAGAAATGTTTGAGCATGAGATTGTCCCCGATGCCGTGGCCTATAGCACTTTGATAGATGGACTGTGTAAATCTAATAGGATCCCAATGGCACGTAAGCTGTTCAACGACATGCAAACATATGGAGTAAAACCAAATGTTTGCACTTATGGTGCCTTATTAGACGGGCTATGTAAAAATGCACAGCTTGATGAAGCGAAGGCATTGCTCAATAAGATGAAGTCTAATGGAGTTGCTCCTAATAACGTTATCTGCAATATCCTAATCGACAGTTTATGTGAGGCTGGTCAGGTTAAAGATGCTGAAATCCTTGTTTCTGATCTCCTATCAAAGGGTGTTCTACCTAATCATATAATTTATACGACAATGATTAAGGGGTATTGCAAAAGTGGTTTTATGAATACAGCTATTGAGCTCCTTAACAAAATGAAGCAAGTTGGATGCCCTCCTGATGATGTCACCTATAATACACTTATCCGAGGATTCATTATCAACAACGATTTGCGAAATGCATTATGTTTCCGTGATATAATGGTTAACGAAGGCTTTGAGGCTGATGCTATCACTCTTTCTTTCTTCCGTAACCATTGA